In Pyrus communis chromosome 8, drPyrComm1.1, whole genome shotgun sequence, one genomic interval encodes:
- the LOC137742656 gene encoding uncharacterized protein isoform X2, whose amino-acid sequence MAATSFLAASLVRTAAVAFALSHPLLLTSSKLSCRRTLISFPLTPRLSSSASGICHLAQAIKGDVDGLLKGVADKTVIEEVKRVLEMARRASSRREVLHTNFLTPPVVKESMLALEKLADLKAVVQGGYPQAERCRISVGHPEVLTSDPDVIAALSITGNFGFQPCSHGDFLGAILGTGIAREKLGDIILQVGNVPVSFSRIPLISLDYEPPRTKSFKTIEASARVDAIASAGFKLSRTKLVDLIRDGDVRVNWTPVTKNGATLKTGDIVSVRGKGRLKIGEINPTKKGKFAVELILYL is encoded by the exons ATGGCTGCCACCAGTTTCTTAGCAGCGTCACTTGTAAGAACTGCAGCTGTGGCTTTTGCTCTCTCGCATCCTCTTCTTCTGACAAGCAGCAAGCTTTCTTGCCGCAGGACCCTTATCTCCTTTCCTCTCACTCCTCGCTTAAGTTCTTCAG CTTCAGGAATATGCCATTTAGCTCAAGCTATAAAGGGGGATGTTGATGGTTTGCTTAAGGGAGTGGCAGACAAAACTGTTATTGAAGAAGTAAAACGTGTTCTCGAAATG gcTAGACGTGCATCATCGAGAAGGGAGGTTCTCCATACAAATTTTCTCACCCCTCCAGTGGTGAAGGAGTCAATGCTAGCATTGGAAAAGCTAGCTGATCTGAAAGCAGTTGTTCAAGGCGGATACCCGCAG GCTGAGCGGTGTCGGATTTCTGTAGGACATCCGGAAGTATTGACGAGTGATCCTGATGTAATTGCAGCATTGAG TATCACAGGAAACTTTGGGTTCCAGCCTTGTTCTCATGGTGATTTCCTAGGCGCAATTCTTGGTACAGGAATTGCTAGGGAGAAGCTTGGAGATATTATCTTGCAG GTTGGTAATGTGCCTGTATCATTTTCTAGGATACCACTGATTTCTCTTGATTACGAACCTCCAAG GACTAAGTCCTTCAAAACCATAGAAGCATCAGCGAGAGTTGATGCTATAGCTAGTGCAGGATTTAAGTTATCACGGACAAAACTAGTTGATCTGATTCG TGATGGTGATGTGCGTGTGAACTGGACCCCTGTTACTAAAAATGGAGCTACACTCAAAACTGGTGATATTGTGTCGGTTAGAGGAAAAGGAAGACTAAAG
- the LOC137742656 gene encoding uncharacterized protein isoform X1, with protein sequence MAATSFLAASLVRTAAVAFALSHPLLLTSSKLSCRRTLISFPLTPRLSSSASGICHLAQAIKGDVDGLLKGVADKTVIEEVKRVLEMARRASSRREVLHTNFLTPPVVKESMLALEKLADLKAVVQGGYPQAERCRISVGHPEVLTSDPDVIAALSITGNFGFQPCSHGDFLGAILGTGIAREKLGDIILQGEKGAQVIVVPELVDFIISSLDKVGNVPVSFSRIPLISLDYEPPRTKSFKTIEASARVDAIASAGFKLSRTKLVDLIRDGDVRVNWTPVTKNGATLKTGDIVSVRGKGRLKIGEINPTKKGKFAVELILYL encoded by the exons ATGGCTGCCACCAGTTTCTTAGCAGCGTCACTTGTAAGAACTGCAGCTGTGGCTTTTGCTCTCTCGCATCCTCTTCTTCTGACAAGCAGCAAGCTTTCTTGCCGCAGGACCCTTATCTCCTTTCCTCTCACTCCTCGCTTAAGTTCTTCAG CTTCAGGAATATGCCATTTAGCTCAAGCTATAAAGGGGGATGTTGATGGTTTGCTTAAGGGAGTGGCAGACAAAACTGTTATTGAAGAAGTAAAACGTGTTCTCGAAATG gcTAGACGTGCATCATCGAGAAGGGAGGTTCTCCATACAAATTTTCTCACCCCTCCAGTGGTGAAGGAGTCAATGCTAGCATTGGAAAAGCTAGCTGATCTGAAAGCAGTTGTTCAAGGCGGATACCCGCAG GCTGAGCGGTGTCGGATTTCTGTAGGACATCCGGAAGTATTGACGAGTGATCCTGATGTAATTGCAGCATTGAG TATCACAGGAAACTTTGGGTTCCAGCCTTGTTCTCATGGTGATTTCCTAGGCGCAATTCTTGGTACAGGAATTGCTAGGGAGAAGCTTGGAGATATTATCTTGCAG GGGGAGAAAGGAGCTCAAGTCATTGTTGTTCCAGAACTTGTTGACTTCATTATATCATCACTCGACAAG GTTGGTAATGTGCCTGTATCATTTTCTAGGATACCACTGATTTCTCTTGATTACGAACCTCCAAG GACTAAGTCCTTCAAAACCATAGAAGCATCAGCGAGAGTTGATGCTATAGCTAGTGCAGGATTTAAGTTATCACGGACAAAACTAGTTGATCTGATTCG TGATGGTGATGTGCGTGTGAACTGGACCCCTGTTACTAAAAATGGAGCTACACTCAAAACTGGTGATATTGTGTCGGTTAGAGGAAAAGGAAGACTAAAG